GCTCAggtccaaaaattttcaaattcagaataagaaaattgattaaaacatatattaacgTATATATATGCTGCAAGGGATTTAGGGTTTCTATGAGGACAGAAGAAATCTTCGAAGATGCTTTGAGAGCCGACAAAGAGACTGGAGAGAAGCAAATATACATACGACAGCTTTCGGACTTTATAGTGTGTGTGGGTGTTCACTGTTCAGAAGGTTCAGTTTTATAAAGCAGCGTGAGTGTGAACTGCGAAGAGTGTACTCCGAGGGAGACACGACACATGCGCTTGTCCTCATGCGCTACCCGTTGTGTGCGTTTAAGACTGTGCTGaggattattttaaataatctgtgaataataaaaataattaattaattaatttataaataataataaactatttattttttataagacataatgaactatttattaataatagtgaaattactTTACTCACCAAATACAGGCTAAggattcgtttgtttttacaaatcatctcattttatcttatttaataattacaactttctcaagcactcacataaaatataataaacaattcaattttttcaaatcttaaaaatatatatatatattaaaaaattatattctaacaatattttatttaatttttaacttttatttcatttcttctgtgtaaccaaacgagaacTAAGTGTATTACGCTCACATGTTAGTTTTGATACAATTGATGGCGTGCTGGATTTTAGAATGCGAACTGTTATGAACATGTTTCGCACCTTCGGTCACTCGCAACCTACAACAAGAAGGAACGAAGAGGCTCAACGGTGTAGAGACACTTTCGATGCTTAAGTTAAGAGAATTGTCTAGTGTCAGTCGTAGGATAGAAAAGTAATGTTTTGCGTATCTCTTGGAGTGCTAGCTGACGGATATGTATCAAGTGGCAACGTGTGCTCCCTTTTGGCCTTATAACAGCGTTATCCTTAATTTGAAATCAGATCGAGGGCTCATTATTTGAATTTCCCTCTTGTTACTTGCGGCTTATCTAATCTATGGAGAGTTATCGAGATCTCTTGGTCGTTGGGAGTTTGTTAGACTCTTCTCTCGTCTGCTATGGAGCCTTGGTTATGGTTTATAGCCCGTGTGGTGTGTTTACTAGGGGCCAGTTATCTGGGCTTGGCCCCTGGGCTGCGTAACGGGTCCATTGGGTCTAAAGGGGAAAACTTGTCTCCTCCACGAACAGATCTTGAGAGAATATCTAGCACATGGATCAAAAGGGTTGTGGATTGATTGCACCTTGTTGAGCGTGGATCAAAAGGGTGCATGTTCTCTTAAATCCAAATACATTAGTTTCgatttagagaaataatatttgtagttatagAATACATAAgcactttttgaaaaatgaataaatttgagacttatattaaaaaattaattttttaatagtaaattctaCTCTTTATCAGAAGTGTACGTCACTTATACAACTCATAATtgtgtgtagcaaaactcttcaATTTAATAGATATTTCGCGAAATCCGAACCACTAGTTTTAATTGATGAGGATTATGTCTTGAAAATGTTGACATTGTTATTCTTATTTGTCAACGCAACCCTAGCTGATTGTTGCCTCAATCAATATACAAATATTCTTCCCTCCTTTTGACTCGACTATCggtttgatgtaattttttttgttaaaaattacaGTAACTTTTGATAAGTACCGAGATTAGGGGTgatctggtccggtccggtcggtccccAGGGAGTTTTGTGGACCGGAACGGACCTATTCGGTCCAGAATTTTTCCACCCTGGACCAGACCGAGTAATACATACCAGGTTCGATCTAGTCCGGTCAGTCCATTCAGTTTGAAGCATGTCCaaaatgggccattcagcccaatttaaatattgtttttttttttatgtgtccaatttcaattattttcggctCACTTCacattttgtacatttttaaactaaaaaaaaaaaaatactaaaaatgcCTTCAACATGCATGGGTCCATgtttaacatataaaaatagtaGATAGTATTTCAGTGGTTGAAATgccatatattttcatttaacataTTGCACTATTAGGGACCTTCTTAGTTTTTACACCAGGATTgcatgatatttaaaaaaaaaaagctgttgTATAGGAAGCACAAGCTTTTTTACACAAAACAAGAGATgtgaacaaattaaaaaatgacaCCAAATATATAGGCAAGCAAACGAAGACCTCCATCGTGTTGAGGACCAAACCAATACCAAAACAAATACACAAGATAAAATGATCAATACTTAAGACCAAACGAATACCAAAACAAATACATCAAGATAAAACGATTAATACTTAAGATCAAAACAAATACATCAAGATCAAAACGATTAATATATGGTAGGCTACCCTTAacaaatacaaattacaatacctaaaaacaacaaaaagagaTTGCAATGTATAAGTTTATAACCTTTAGGGATTGTGAGTCGCAAAGGAGGGACTGAAGAGGGCAACTTGGCAAGGGTTATGAGTCGCAACGGAGGGGTTGGTTTGTGGGAGGGGATGCGACGGAGGGGTTGGTTTATGGGAGGGCATGTGACAGATGGGCTGGAGAGGTGACAAACGGACGAAGGGGCAAGAGAGGGGGCAACGTGGCAGGCTGGCAGGGACAGAGTCACGGAGGGGCTAGGGTTCCTGAGAAAGGTGAGAGGACTGAGATTAGGGATTATGGGAGAATAGGGAGAGAAGGAGGGGGTCCTTTAAAACGAAgaccaaaacggcgccgtttggggTTAAAATAACCCTAAATGGCACCATTTCAACATAacgaagtttaaaaaaaataaactagcgCATTTTCACGCAATCTAGTTTTAAATTTCCTTACCACAGGACCTAGATGGTGCTTGGTCCAATTTTACACTAAACGACACCATTTtctataatgattaaaatgtgattttcaattcttttatccttttggcacataaattaataaaaaaaattatttaaattagtaaatttaaaattaagtaaattatttaatgtggattatttaactaactcattaaaaaaaatagttaactaaaattatattgatgatgttaattgctGATAttttactaacttagagtatgtcagTGTATTAATGAgttatattaaactttttacattttgtacatgaagcataaataattgaattatccataggTCCATACATgcttattatattaaaaaatttatccgtaggtattttacaaaaaatttatctagTAACTTTAATTAGATTATAGATGTAGATGTTAATAATTAGTTAACGGTGAATTGGTGATagattagttaattgatattcatatcatacattaattaatacattaatatttgtaattgatgGAGATGTAATTGCTTTTACTTCATACATTAGTGATATTAAAActatatgttatacattatggaatatatattatatattatataataatacattgatactaaattattactaatactatatactatactaatagtgatattaatatttaatactatataataatatatgttcaTAGACTCATAATGATATAGTCATTAGTCAtcgtgatattaatactatatatagacttatagttatGGACTTGCAAtgatttagttataattatattgatgatgttaattgttactttgttactaacttagagtatgtcaatgtattatgaTAGTTCAAAATTAATGCATAATGAACCATATAcaactttttacattttgtatatgaagcaataagcacaaataatttaattatccatactattacaaatttatacatatattataatttatactataactcttataaatttataatatgttaatatatactagtactatatattatagttatacattaaagaatataataatacatcgatactaaatatatatatatatatagttatagacttatagtgatttagttattatgattagtataactatataatagtattagtattagactattagtgtagctatatattagttatGGTGAATCAGTggtttagtataactatattctACATTACTATATTAGAGACTAGAGTACTAgtattaatacaaatattagtattagttatagctatataacctatattagaatttagactatataatagactaatagtattagtacaaCCGTATAAGTatactatatagctatatattagtattaattatagtaattagtataactatataatagtattaatagtagactattagtatagttatatattagtattagttatagtgattagtataactatagtctatattagactattaatattttttttataccttatcagactattagtattagttaataattacttaatggtgagttagtgataagattaggttagataaaaattctataattaattatatacaattattatataaataataaaaaaaaattatttattttgattcgGTCCTGGACTAGATCGAAAATATTCGATCCTATAGAAATTGGACCGAGACTGACTAGACCTAGTCCCGAGTCGGTCCGATCTGGACTAAAATGGCTGGTTCTGTCGGTTTCTCCGGTCCGAACGGGCCAAATCTCACCCCTAACCAAGATTCATGTAACTTAGAATATCTATTGCCCAGCAATTAgatgtctaaaatattttcgattatttttaatttatttgttaagaaaaaattaaatattttcaaatcagtatgtAAAACATacataataaaacatttatatgacataatttgattttgaagataaaatttaaaatttaaatcctaCAAATCAACtattatcatttaagtgatgtagaTAGTATGTTTTACACACCGACTcgataataaaataactcatctATTAATCATTTGATGTCACgtaaaaaaagattttcaaagTCACTACCATAGTTCCTTCCACTAAACAAAGGAACCCCTCGTATTAACATTGAGCACAGACCATTCTCCAATTTCGTTCTCATCAATTTCCAGTTACCCAACTCAAGAAAAGATCCCCCCAGTCAAACTGCATGCACTATTCCTTCACTTAACTGTAATTCATTCCCATTGTTCCCTGCACAGCATCCCTTTCCTCGTCACAATTTGCCCCTTCATGGCCAAAACATTCCACTCTCACTGCTCTATTCACCTGCATATTCATTCCTAAGTTTCACAAGAATTGTAGTTGCAAGAGACACTGTAAATTCACATACACCCAGGTGCGCAGATACAGCCCTGTCTTCCATGTCCAACCTCAAACTTTGAATGGTATTCCATGTTTGACATCCCCAGCGTCTTTAACCATCTTTCTGCCATTTCTCAAACTTCATGCTTCTTTCTGAGTCTTCATGCCATTTCTCAAATTCCAGTCATTTTCTAAACAAACTTAATCAGCATCTTTCCCTCCTTAAAATGCacattttatgataaaataccAACTACCTCATGTTAATTGGCATGCTTAATGACAAAATGCCGTTTCTGTGTGTATGaaaattttctctttatataatCAACAGTAATGCAGTAACAAAGGAGGTAAAGAAACAACTGATCAAACCATACTCATCAATCACGTGGCAGTTGCTTTGTCCATTTGATTTTTATGGTTACTGAAAATATTTAGCTACATGCAAAATAAACAACAATGCATAAAGAGAAAGATGGCAGAAGAACAAGAGGCAATCAAGATTAATCTGCTTGGAGCTATAATCATCCATCGGGGAGGTGAAAGTGTTCTCCTTAAGAAGCAGCTATAAACTTGGGTTCCTCTCTTTTGATATATACCTCAAATGGAGAAACGGAAAGCTAATTATGATCCAATGCTGACCTTACTGCCTAAGCCCTAACCATCCGGTCATCAACATAATTCCAGAAATTTGCATGTATTATACAACACTATTGGAAACCCAAGATTCATACCTTCGCGAAGAtgctattagcctattagtcATAGATTCCATCCAGTGGTGTGTGCAACattgatgagaattttatagCCACGACTATACTTTACCAATTGATATGTTCATGTTGCAATGTATGCTAAATGGACTTGAATTTGCTGCTAAATGCAGTTTGCATCTTTGTGTTTTGACATACAATGACTAGATGACTATCATCTTCCATGAGATAAAATGTCAGATGATTAATTCTGAAATAAcatcacatatttataacaGCCCTCTTACTATCTAGAAATTATTCCCAAAAGCATCACCTGAATTAAAGACAATGGGAAAGCTAATGACTGCCGCAATCAGAAATCACAATATTTGCCGAGTAAAGCAAGGGATGGGGCAAGGGTATGTTAGCTCACGAGTCGCACATCGTTCAACCATCTGCCTTTATTTGATAATGACAACTCTGGTGTCCTAGAGGGTCATCTTAGTGTCCTCAATTTCTCATATTTGTAACATATATCATATAAGgcactttttttataagatgtgtcCAATACATAGTACGCCAGAACTTTTCCATGCCTCAACTCTTTTGGCTATCAAACTGTCCAGAAGCCAGAGCTCTGAAGCACCAGTACAAAGCACTAAGATGGAAAAACTGGTTATTTTAGGTGGGGTACGTTGGATACCACCTAGCTGAGAGCTTAAGTAAAGACTACAGTTGCATTCtccaacaaattaatatacaaGTAAGAACGGCTGTAATTCCttccaaaaatcaatataatttctaGTTCTCGATCACTAACGCacaaaagattaaaagaaagcaaaaaagatAACATTACTTGGAACAACATACAACATTGACTCGTATCAGTAACTTAACAAAATGAGGAACAGAGGAAGGGTAATGTGGCAGTGAAGATCAAATTGAAGAAGACGTTGATACCTTGACAGCCTTGAATGCAGGGTGAAGTAACCCCAGCTCGTCCTTCACTTCAAGCGGATTGCTGGTCTCGTTCCTCACTCTCTTCACTCTCCTACTAGCAAGGGACTTGTGCGTGAACCCATAAATCTGCAGAATCTGATTGTCCCCGAAGTTGTACGCCCGGTCCATCTGCCTCAAGCACCTCTCCACCGGATAGTCGCCAAACTTCCCACAGGGCTTGCAACCCACGAAATGGGTGACCAGCGGCCACCGGTGGTCGCCGAGTCCCGGATGGTAGTTCTCTATCATCTCCTCGTACCTATCGACCAGAATCCCCCAATAACCGTGGAGATAATACGCGCTTTCTAGATACACTTTATCTCCCCATTTATTCCTCTCCTTCATCAACAAATACACCATTGCGGACTGATCGTCGGCCTCGAAAACCGGCCTACCTTTGAGCTCTCTGGTCAGTATCTTCCCTGCGTCGTCTCGGATTTTTCCCTTGGGTCCCATTGGAGCCCACGCATCAAGAATGTCCAACGACCACTGGCAATTCCTTAACAGAAAGCTACCAGTGTTCAGACCGATCCAGTTCTTGTCGTCGTATACCATCTCGTTCCAACCGTGCATAACGAAGTTGTGGTCTTTGTAGCGATCCCAGGGGACCTCGAACGCCATGTCGGTGAACATTGCGTCACTGTCCATCCACCAGAGGAACTCGATTTCGGGGTGCGACAGCAGGAGTTTCCGAATCAGTGGAAGTTTCGCCCAGAAACCGGCCATCTCGGCGTCGAGAAGGGCCATGTTGTAGAAAACCTCTATCCCGTGCAGCCTGCAGTAATCGATTTTGTTCTTAATGGACTTCAATAGGTAATGGTCACCGACTGGGTTTTCGCAAGGTTTCGGAGAGGACCCGGTGACCAGGAGCACCCTGGGCTTATTGGGTCTGATGAAGCTCGGGAAATCCGGGTTGTTTCTCAGCCACTCGGCTCTCTGTTGGTCCCAGTCCGAGATCTTCGGGCCGAGACTGTATGGCTTGTTCGGGTCGGGCTTTTGATCCTCGGGTTCGTCGTCGACGAGGATTTTCGAAATATCGAAGGTGGCATAGTTGTTGGACTGGTCGGACTCGGAGTCTGGCTGGACCTCCTCGAGGACTCGGTGGGGCTCGACGCGCCGGCCACGAGAGTAGAGGTGGTCGCGGATCTCCTCGAAGTCCTGCCCGGGTGTGCCAAACTTGCCGGCGCCGATGGTGCCGCGTAGGACGACGACTGTGAGGAAGAGGCAGAGGAATGTGACGGTGCTGTGTCGAATCGCGCGCTGGATCTGGCGGACTCGGCGGGCCCCCAGGCACCGCACCAGCATTTTCCTACTATTGAACGGCTGGCGAGGCGACCGATTCAGACGAAAGTTCCAATTCGAAAGGAGCCCTTGATTGATGGGCAGAGACAGTAAATAGGGAGAAAGTAAAGGGTGTTGTTTTGGGAATTAGACGTCGGTGGAACTGAAGAAGCAAGAAAGGCACAGGAAGGACGAAGAGAGAAGAAATACCGAGTATGTTCCGACACCTTTGTCTCCACTgttctgttttatttgtttttctcttgaATGTTGCCTgtcaataatttatttgttgagttTAGAAATTTATATTACAGAATAGTTGTGGTTTTCTTCGTTCTCGCACGTAATCGCGGTTGATAACGTAGGATACCACTGCACTGTCCAGCGTACGTTCTTTGATAGGTCCCACCAGTTGGAAAACTGTgagaggtattttttttttttttcgtttaattatcaaattcattttaatttattttaactcattattataatttttttactttttaatataaaatataataaataatttaattttttttaatcttaaaataataataatattaaaaaaatattttatcatctcaattcaatttaatatcCAAATCCAAccttaatcatttaatatcacaatattattttattaaatatttttttaatcttaaattacttatttaaatttcatacattcatatatcattttacacaaaa
This window of the Juglans regia cultivar Chandler chromosome 12, Walnut 2.0, whole genome shotgun sequence genome carries:
- the LOC108994813 gene encoding xyloglucan 6-xylosyltransferase 2-like, whose translation is MLVRCLGARRVRQIQRAIRHSTVTFLCLFLTVVVLRGTIGAGKFGTPGQDFEEIRDHLYSRGRRVEPHRVLEEVQPDSESDQSNNYATFDISKILVDDEPEDQKPDPNKPYSLGPKISDWDQQRAEWLRNNPDFPSFIRPNKPRVLLVTGSSPKPCENPVGDHYLLKSIKNKIDYCRLHGIEVFYNMALLDAEMAGFWAKLPLIRKLLLSHPEIEFLWWMDSDAMFTDMAFEVPWDRYKDHNFVMHGWNEMVYDDKNWIGLNTGSFLLRNCQWSLDILDAWAPMGPKGKIRDDAGKILTRELKGRPVFEADDQSAMVYLLMKERNKWGDKVYLESAYYLHGYWGILVDRYEEMIENYHPGLGDHRWPLVTHFVGCKPCGKFGDYPVERCLRQMDRAYNFGDNQILQIYGFTHKSLASRRVKRVRNETSNPLEVKDELGLLHPAFKAVKKMTGI